A window of Helicobacter pylori genomic DNA:
CGCTCCTTTCTAAAGCGATCAAAAATAAAGAGCAATAAGGGATTAAGATGTCAAAAAAAATAGTAGTTGATCCAATCACTAGGATTGAGGGGCATTTAAGGATTGAAGTGATCGTAGATGATGATAATGTGATCACCGATGCGTTTTCTTCCTCTACGCTTTTTAGGGGGCTAGAGACGATCATTAAGGGCAGAGACCCACGAGATGCGGGCTTTATCGCTCAAAGGATTTGCGGGGTATGCACTTATTCGCATTACAAAGCCGGTGTTACTGCGGTAGAAAACGCTCTAGGCATCACTCCTCCATTAAACGCGCAATTGGTGCGATCCTTGATGAACATGGCACTGCTTTTTCACGATCATGTGGTGCATTTCTATACTTTGCATGGGCTTGATTGGTGCGATATTATGAGCGCTTTAAAAGCAGACCCTATTGAAGCTTCAAAACTTTCTTTCAAATACAGCCCTTATCCTATCAATACCGGTGCAGGCGAATTGAAAGCGGTTCAAAAACGCTTGAGTGATTTCGCTAAAAGCGGATCTTTAGGGCCTTTTAGTAATGGCTACTATGGGCATAAAACCTATCGTTTAAGCCCAGAGCAAAATTTAATCGTCTTAAGCCACTACCTCAAGCTTTTAGAAATCCAAAGGGAAGCGGCGAAAATGACCGCTATTTTTGGAGCCAAACAGCCTCATCCGCAAAGCCTAACTGTAGGGGGTGTTACGAGCGTGATGGATATATTAGATCCGACGAGATTGGCGGAATGGAAGAGCAAGTTTGAAGTGGTGGCCAATTTCATCAACCATGCTTACTACCCTGATTTGGTGATGGCAGGCGAAATGTTCGCTAACGAGCAATCTGTCATTAAAGGCTGCGGCTTAAAGAACTTTATCGCTTATGAAGAAGTGTTGCTCGGGAAGGATAAATACCTTTTGAGTAGTGGGGTGGTGCTTGATGGGGATATTTCTAAATTACACCCCATTGATGAGAGTTTGATTAAAGAAGAGGTTACGCATTCTTGGTATCAATATGAATACACTAAAGAAGTGCAACTCCACCCTTATGACGGGCAAACCAATCCGCATTATACCGGTTTTAAAGACGGCGAGAGCGTGGGGATTGAAAATAAAATAATCCCTACTAAAGTGTTAGACACTAAGGATAAATATTCTTGGATCAAATCGCCCAGGTATAATAGTAAGCCCATGGAGGTAGGCCCTTTAAGTTCTGTCGTGGTGGGTTTAGCGGCTAAAAACCCTTACGTTACTGAAGTGGCTACTAAGTTTTTAAAAGACACTAGATTGCCTTTAGAGGCGTTGTTTTCAACGCTTGGGCGAACGGCAGCAAGGTGTATTGAAGCCAAGACGATTGCTGATAATGGCCTTTTAGCGTTTGATGCGTTAGTGGAAAATCTAAAGAGCGATCAAAGCACTTGCGCTCCTTATCACATTGATAAAAACAAAGAATATAAAGGGCGCTACATTGGTCAAGTGCCAAGGGGCATGCTAAGCCATTGGGTGCGTATTAAAAACGGCGTGGTAGAAAATTATCAAGCGGTCGTGCCTTCTACTTGGAATGCTGGGCCTAGAGACTCTCAAGGCCAAAGGGGGGCTTATGAAATGAGCTTGATTGGCACTAAAATCTCTGATTTAACCCAGCCCTTAGAAATCATTAGAACCATCCATTCTTTTGATCCATGCATCGCATGTTCAGTGCATGTGATGGATTTTAAAGGGCAGTCTTTAAACGAGTTTAAAGTAGAGCCTAATTTCGCTAAATTCTAAAAAGGATACGCATGGATAAAAAGGTCGTTTTACACAAAGAGTATTCAGGTTTTGTGCGCTTTTTCCATTGGGTTAGGGCTTTGAGTATTTTTGCTTTAATCGCTACGGGGTTTTACATCGCTTACCCTTTTTTGCAACCTGGATCTAGCTTTTATAAAGAAATGTATTTTTTACAAGCCTATATCCGCTCTTTTCATGTCATGTTTGGGTTTTTACTCATTAGTGCATTAATCTTTAGAACCTATCTTTTTTTCACTAAAGAAAGTTTAGTGGAACGCAAAAGTTTTAGCCAACTTTTAAGCCCAAAAGCATGGATAGATCAAATGAAAGCGTATTTTCTTATCAGCGGCAAACCCAACACTAAAGGGGCGTATAACCCTATCCAACTCGTGGCTTATTTCACTTTGGTTGTTTTAATCGTATTGATGAGTTTGAGTGGGGTGGTGCTTTATTATAATGTCTATCACGCTGGGCTTGGGGCGTTTTTAGGAAGCGCTTTTAAATGGTTTGAGGCGCTTTGTGGGGGGTTAGCGAATGTGCGTTTTATCCACCATTTAGCGACTTGGGGGTTTATTTTATTTGTCCCCGTGCATGTTTATATGGTGTTTTTCCATTCTATCCGGTATGATAGTTCAGGGGCGGATTCTATGATTAATGGCTATGGTTATACCAAAGAATGAGTCAAACAATCTTAATTCTAGGCATTGGCAATATCCTTTTTGGCGATGAAGGGATTGGGGTGCATCTAGCCCACTATCTCAAGAGGAATTTTTCTTTTTTCCCTAGCGTGGATATTGTAGATGGGGGGACTATGGCTCAGCAACTCATTCCTTTAATCACTTCGTATGAAAAGGTTTTGATTTTGGATTGCGTGAGCGCTAAAGGCGTTGAAATTGGATCAGTTTATGCTTTTGATTTTAAGGACGCTCCTAAAGAAATCACATGGGCTGGGAGCGCGCATGAAGTGGAAATGCTGCACACTTTAAGGCTCACGGAGTTTTTAGGGGATTTGCCTAAGACTTTTATTGTGGGGCTTGTGCCTTTTGTGATAGGGAGCGAGACCACTTTTAAGCTTTCACGAGAGGTTTTAAACGCTTTAGAGACAGCCTT
This region includes:
- a CDS encoding nickel-dependent hydrogenase large subunit, producing MSKKIVVDPITRIEGHLRIEVIVDDDNVITDAFSSSTLFRGLETIIKGRDPRDAGFIAQRICGVCTYSHYKAGVTAVENALGITPPLNAQLVRSLMNMALLFHDHVVHFYTLHGLDWCDIMSALKADPIEASKLSFKYSPYPINTGAGELKAVQKRLSDFAKSGSLGPFSNGYYGHKTYRLSPEQNLIVLSHYLKLLEIQREAAKMTAIFGAKQPHPQSLTVGGVTSVMDILDPTRLAEWKSKFEVVANFINHAYYPDLVMAGEMFANEQSVIKGCGLKNFIAYEEVLLGKDKYLLSSGVVLDGDISKLHPIDESLIKEEVTHSWYQYEYTKEVQLHPYDGQTNPHYTGFKDGESVGIENKIIPTKVLDTKDKYSWIKSPRYNSKPMEVGPLSSVVVGLAAKNPYVTEVATKFLKDTRLPLEALFSTLGRTAARCIEAKTIADNGLLAFDALVENLKSDQSTCAPYHIDKNKEYKGRYIGQVPRGMLSHWVRIKNGVVENYQAVVPSTWNAGPRDSQGQRGAYEMSLIGTKISDLTQPLEIIRTIHSFDPCIACSVHVMDFKGQSLNEFKVEPNFAKF
- the cybH gene encoding Ni/Fe-hydrogenase, b-type cytochrome subunit; protein product: MDKKVVLHKEYSGFVRFFHWVRALSIFALIATGFYIAYPFLQPGSSFYKEMYFLQAYIRSFHVMFGFLLISALIFRTYLFFTKESLVERKSFSQLLSPKAWIDQMKAYFLISGKPNTKGAYNPIQLVAYFTLVVLIVLMSLSGVVLYYNVYHAGLGAFLGSAFKWFEALCGGLANVRFIHHLATWGFILFVPVHVYMVFFHSIRYDSSGADSMINGYGYTKE
- a CDS encoding HyaD/HybD family hydrogenase maturation endopeptidase, with translation MSQTILILGIGNILFGDEGIGVHLAHYLKRNFSFFPSVDIVDGGTMAQQLIPLITSYEKVLILDCVSAKGVEIGSVYAFDFKDAPKEITWAGSAHEVEMLHTLRLTEFLGDLPKTFIVGLVPFVIGSETTFKLSREVLNALETALQAIETQLNAWGVSMQRTNNIALDCIAELSYKGF